A window of Primulina huaijiensis isolate GDHJ02 chromosome 9, ASM1229523v2, whole genome shotgun sequence contains these coding sequences:
- the LOC140984854 gene encoding protein RETICULATA-RELATED 4, chloroplastic-like — protein sequence MASASFSRIANQIIVSPTPRSRNNRHWPACSITYPLLATSNFSLKLKFFHTPRRPSFVSFSGGDGGGSVGGGGSGGFGGGGGGDSDGDAGKRNKMEAIMALAEVGRSLDSIPKDLAAAIEAGKVPGSIVYRFFELEKSPFLSWLLRFGGFKERLLADDLFLTKVAIECGVGIFTKTAAELERRREKFTKELDFVFADVVMAIIADFMLVWLPAPTVSLRPPLAITAGGLNKFFYGCPDNAFQVALAGTSYSFLQRIGAIVRNGGKLFIVGTGASLVGTGITNLLIAARKFIDKNYAGESEDVPILSTSVAYGVYMAVSSNLRYQILAGVIEQRILEPLLHQQKLILGAICFVVRTGNTFLGSLMWVDYARWIGIQPRE from the exons ATGGCAAGCGCCTCCTTTTCTCGCATCGCAAACCAAATCATCGTTTCTCCGACCCCAAGAAGCAGAAATAACCGCCACTGGCCTGCGTGCTCCATCACCTATCCATTATTGGCTACCTCTAATTTTTCACTAAAACTCAAATTCTTTCATACTCCACGTCGCCCTTCATTCGTCTCCTTCTCTGGTGGAGACGGAGGGGGAAGTGTGGGCGGAGGTGGAAGTGGAGGCTTTGGTGGTGGCGGAGGAGGAGATAGCGATGGAGATGCAGGAAAGAGAAACAAGATGGAGGCGATCATGGCCTTGGCTGAAGTGGGCAGGTCATTGGATAGCATTCCAAAGGACTTGGCAGCTGCCATTGAAGCAGGGAAAGTGCCGGGTTCCATAGTGTATCGGTTTTTCGAGCTCGAGAAATCTCCTTTTCTAAGCTGGTTGCTCAGGTTTGGAGGGTTTAAGGAAAGATTGCTTGCTGATGATCTTTTCTTGACTAAAGTAGCCATTGAATGTGGTGTTGGGATCTTTACTAAG ACTGCTGCAGAGCTAGAAAGGCGTCGAGAAAAGTTTACCAAGGAGCTTGATTTCGTCTTTGCCGATGTG GTAATGGCCATTATTGCAGATTTCATGCTTGTTTGGCTACCTGCTCCTACTGTTTCTCTCCGACCTCCTCTAGCCATCACTGCAGGAGGTCTCAATAAATTCTTTTACGGGTGCCCGGATAATGCATTCCAG GTTGCATTGGCAGGAACATCTTACTCATTTTTACAAAGAATAGGAGCAATAGTG AGAAATGGGGGGAAGCTTTTTATAGTCGGAACTGGCGCATCTCTG GTTGGCACGGGCATAACAAATCTGTTGATCGCTGCACGGAAGTTTATTGATAAAAATTATGCTGGTGAATCCGAAGACGTTCCTATACTATCAACAAGTGTTGCTTATGGTGTCTATATGGCAGTTTCAAGCAACCTGAG GTACCAAATACTTGCTGGGGTAATCGAGCAACGTATTTTAGAACCTTTACTGCACCAGCAGAAACTCATTCTTGGTGCAATCTGTTTTGTTGTTCGAACTGGAAATACCTTTTTAGGATCATTGAT GTGGGTGGATTATGCACGTTGGATCGGAATACAACCCCGTGAGTAG